A genomic window from Aythya fuligula isolate bAytFul2 chromosome 15, bAytFul2.pri, whole genome shotgun sequence includes:
- the LOC116495085 gene encoding LOW QUALITY PROTEIN: melanin-concentrating hormone receptor 1-like (The sequence of the model RefSeq protein was modified relative to this genomic sequence to represent the inferred CDS: inserted 1 base in 1 codon), with protein sequence MDYKTNHTESLNICIPNSSKVFQNFSMSGDLSRMSYGSFIMPTLFGIICLLGVIGNSLVICTVFKKSSPMSSVPDIFIINLSMVDLLFLLGMPFLIHQLLGNGAWHLGEMMCTVITALDANSQFTSTYILTAMSIDRYLATVYPFTSTRFRKPPVAIIVICVLWALSFLSITPVWMYAQLIPLPGGLIGCGICLPDPQKDIYWYTLYQFFLAFAIPFALITAAYRKILLKMSRSXRSTRAARTKKLTHTAIAICAAFFICWAPFHFLQLAQLAITHPTLPFHYAYNVAISLGYANSCLNPFIYILLGQNFPMRLGVPVTPAAAGHATPKGIKIFNGDASGSGQPLLHLVSVSSR encoded by the exons ATGGATTATAAAACAAATCACACAGAGAGCTTGAACATCTGTATCCCCAACAGCTCCAAggtttttcaaaacttttctaTGTCTG GTGACCTCTCCAGGATGAGCTATGGCAGCTTTATCATGCCCACCCTGTTTGGCATTATCTGCTTGTTGGGTGTTATCGGTAACAGCTTGGTTATCTGCACAGTCTTTAAGAAATCCAGCCCTATGAGTAGCGTCCCAGATATCTTCATCATCAATCTCTCCATGGTAGACCTACTCTTCCTCCTGGGCATGCCCTTCCTGATccaccagctgctgggaaaTGGAGCCTGGCACCTTGGGGAGATGATGTGCACAGTCATCACTGCCCTGGATGCTAACAGCCAGTTCACCAGCACCTACATTCTCACTGCTATGTCCATCGACCGCTACCTGGCCACTGTCTACCCATTCACCTCTACTCGCTTCAGGAAGCCCCCTGTGGCAATCATTGTCATCTGTGTGCTCTGGGCCCTTTCCTTCCTCAGTATTACACCTGTGTGGATGTATGCTCAGCTCATCCCTCTGCCAGGAGGGCTGATAGGCTGTGGGATATGCTTGCCAGACCCCCAGAAGGACATTTACTGGTACACTCTCTATCAGTTCTTCCTGGCCTTTGCCATCCCTTTTGCCCTTATCACGGCAGCTTACAGGAAGATCTTGCTGAAGATGTCCAGGT TCAGAAGCACAAGAGCTGCTCGAACCAAGAAATTGACCCATACAGCAATTGCTATTTGTGcagctttcttcatttgttgGGCACCTTTCCACTTCCTACAACTGGCTCAGCTTGCCATTACTCACCCTACCCTGCCTTTCCACTATGCCTACAATGTGGCCATCAGCCTGGGTTATGCCAACAGTTGTCTGAATCCCTTCATCTACATCCTGCTGGGACAGAATTTTCCAATGCGGCTTGGGGTCCCTGTaacaccagcagctgcaggacatGCCACTCCAAAGGGGATCAAAATCTTTAATGGGGATGCAAGTGGATCAGGGCAGCCACTACTGCATTTGGTGTCTGTCTCTAGCAGGTAA
- the TMEM159 gene encoding promethin: MSKEMQELQKQWHSVVESIHSNSNVVAFMNSRVGLYLDDHPFIALSLLMFVAVSAIPVAFFLIFIVTTAIMACIGVIVMEGVVISIGGIALLCVLCGLGALSLGVSGVLSVCYIILSTLVNYWYASRGEIRKQEANGSFSQKNPSVTDLSANKGKNE; the protein is encoded by the exons ATGTCTAAAGAAATGcaagagctgcagaagcaaTGGCACTCTGTGGTGGAGTCCATCCACAGCAACTCAAAT GTTGTTGCATTTATGAACTCTCGTGTTGGCCTATATTTAGATGACCACCCTTTTATTGCCTTATCACTCCTGATGTTTGTTGCAGTGTCTGCTATTCCTGTTgcatttttcctgatttttattgttaCGACAGCCATAATGGCTTGTATCGGTGTGATAGTCATGGAAG gtGTTGTAATATCCATAGGTGGCATAGCCCTCCTTTGCGTGCTGTGTGGCCTGGGTGCCCTTTCACTTGGAGTTTCTGGAGTACTGAGTGTTTGTTACATCATTCTTTCAACTCTGGTCAACTACTGGTATGCTTCAAG AGGTGAGATAAGAAAGCAAGAAGCTAATGGAAGTTTTTCACAGAAGAATCCTTCTGTCACAGACCTTTCTGCCAACAAAGGAAAGAACGAATAA